In the Manis javanica isolate MJ-LG chromosome 14, MJ_LKY, whole genome shotgun sequence genome, one interval contains:
- the SCGB3A2 gene encoding secretoglobin family 3A member 2 codes for MKLVTVFLLVTISICSYSAAAFIFNRLPLPVNNALPLPLDNILPIMDPLKLLLKTLGISVEHLVEGLRKCVDELGPEASEAVKKLLEALSHLV; via the exons ATGAAGCTGGTCACTGTGTTCCTGCTGGTGACCATCAGCATTTGCAGTTACTCTG CTGCTGCCTTCATTTTCAACAGATTACCACTTCCTGTCAACAATGCCTTACCTTTACCTCTGGACAACATTCTCCCAATCATGGATCCATTAAAGCTTCTTCTGAAAACCCTGGGCATTTCTGTTGAGCACCTTGTAGAAGGACTGAGGAAGTGTGTGGATGAGTTGGGACCGGAGGCCTCTGAGGCCGTAAAGAAACTGCTG GAGGCCCTGTCACATTTGGTGTGA